The following coding sequences are from one Gossypium hirsutum isolate 1008001.06 chromosome A12, Gossypium_hirsutum_v2.1, whole genome shotgun sequence window:
- the LOC107927708 gene encoding urease accessory protein D isoform X2 — MEMEKGKVVVEKVRGKSTVIRSFSKYPLKFIIPRKVGSSITDAVWIYSLTYGGGIVSGDSISVEFTIGDGCTAVLTTQSSTKVYKSLGSKCSEQVLEKQVFRVVSDSSLIIVDWFTSGHHESGEKWDFELYRSSNCIFAEGNQPVFLDTVLLEQSSPVDIAESMHEYQVIAMVLIYGPKLKHVQDQVQENVKRLMSQQLQIPSTRLGCCAKTNSDNCLVRPAFIASCSAFGPKGMGVVVRVASTTTEAVYRFLHHQLAGMEPLLGVSPYS; from the exons ATGGAAATGGAGAAGGGAAAGGTTGTAGTGGAGAAGGTGAGAGGAAAGTCAACAGTGATAAGAAGCTTCTCAAAGTATCCACTTAAATTCATTATCCCAAGAAAG GTTGGTTCTTCCATTACCGATGCTGTCTGGATTTACAGCCTCACCTATGGCGGTGGCATTGTCTCC GGGGATTCTATTTCAGTTGAATTTACAATTGGAGATGGCTGCACTGCTGTTCTTACTACCCAATCCTCTACAAAG GTCTACAAATCTTTGGGATCCAAGTGTTCTGAACAAGTCTTGGAG AAACAGGTCTTCAGAGTGGTGTCCGACTCAAGTTTGATCATTGTAGATTGGTTTACAAGCGGCCATCATGAGAGTGGGGAGAAATGGGATTTTGAACTTTATCGGAGCAGCAACTGCATATTTGCCGAAGGCAATCAACCTGTCTTTCTTGACACC GTCTTGCTAGAACAATCTAGCCCGGTGGATATAGCAGAAAGCATGCACGAGTACCAAGTCATCGCAATGGTCTTAATCTATGG CCCAAAGTTGAAGCATGTTCAGGACCAAGTTCAAGAAAATGTGAAGAGGTTAATGTCTCAGCAATTACAGATTCCTTCCACTAGGTTGGGGTGCTGTGCTAAAACAAATTCGGATAATTGTTTGGTCAGGCCAGCATTTATTGCTTCCTGCAGTGCCTTTGGTCCTAAG GGAATGGGTGTGGTTGTTCGTGTAGCTTCTACAACAACTGAGGCAGTTTATAGATTCCTGCACCATCAATTGGCTGGGATGGAGCCCCTTCTTGGTGTCTCACCCTATTCTTGA
- the LOC107927708 gene encoding urease accessory protein D isoform X1 — MEMEKGKVVVEKVRGKSTVIRSFSKYPLKFIIPRKVGSSITDAVWIYSLTYGGGIVSGDSISVEFTIGDGCTAVLTTQSSTKVYKSLGSKCSEQVLEARIGSGALFVVIPDPVTCFSTARYSQKQVFRVVSDSSLIIVDWFTSGHHESGEKWDFELYRSSNCIFAEGNQPVFLDTVLLEQSSPVDIAESMHEYQVIAMVLIYGPKLKHVQDQVQENVKRLMSQQLQIPSTRLGCCAKTNSDNCLVRPAFIASCSAFGPKGMGVVVRVASTTTEAVYRFLHHQLAGMEPLLGVSPYS, encoded by the exons ATGGAAATGGAGAAGGGAAAGGTTGTAGTGGAGAAGGTGAGAGGAAAGTCAACAGTGATAAGAAGCTTCTCAAAGTATCCACTTAAATTCATTATCCCAAGAAAG GTTGGTTCTTCCATTACCGATGCTGTCTGGATTTACAGCCTCACCTATGGCGGTGGCATTGTCTCC GGGGATTCTATTTCAGTTGAATTTACAATTGGAGATGGCTGCACTGCTGTTCTTACTACCCAATCCTCTACAAAG GTCTACAAATCTTTGGGATCCAAGTGTTCTGAACAAGTCTTGGAG GCAAGAATTGGTAGTGGTGCTCTATTTGTAGTCATTCCGGATCCAGTAACATGTTTTTCCACAGCAAGATATTCTCAGAAACAGGTCTTCAGAGTGGTGTCCGACTCAAGTTTGATCATTGTAGATTGGTTTACAAGCGGCCATCATGAGAGTGGGGAGAAATGGGATTTTGAACTTTATCGGAGCAGCAACTGCATATTTGCCGAAGGCAATCAACCTGTCTTTCTTGACACC GTCTTGCTAGAACAATCTAGCCCGGTGGATATAGCAGAAAGCATGCACGAGTACCAAGTCATCGCAATGGTCTTAATCTATGG CCCAAAGTTGAAGCATGTTCAGGACCAAGTTCAAGAAAATGTGAAGAGGTTAATGTCTCAGCAATTACAGATTCCTTCCACTAGGTTGGGGTGCTGTGCTAAAACAAATTCGGATAATTGTTTGGTCAGGCCAGCATTTATTGCTTCCTGCAGTGCCTTTGGTCCTAAG GGAATGGGTGTGGTTGTTCGTGTAGCTTCTACAACAACTGAGGCAGTTTATAGATTCCTGCACCATCAATTGGCTGGGATGGAGCCCCTTCTTGGTGTCTCACCCTATTCTTGA
- the LOC107927708 gene encoding urease accessory protein D isoform X3, with amino-acid sequence MLSGFTASPMAVALSPYSLGDSISVEFTIGDGCTAVLTTQSSTKVYKSLGSKCSEQVLEARIGSGALFVVIPDPVTCFSTARYSQKQVFRVVSDSSLIIVDWFTSGHHESGEKWDFELYRSSNCIFAEGNQPVFLDTVLLEQSSPVDIAESMHEYQVIAMVLIYGPKLKHVQDQVQENVKRLMSQQLQIPSTRLGCCAKTNSDNCLVRPAFIASCSAFGPKGMGVVVRVASTTTEAVYRFLHHQLAGMEPLLGVSPYS; translated from the exons ATGCTGTCTGGATTTACAGCCTCACCTATGGCGGTGGCATTGTCTCCGTATTCTCTC GGGGATTCTATTTCAGTTGAATTTACAATTGGAGATGGCTGCACTGCTGTTCTTACTACCCAATCCTCTACAAAG GTCTACAAATCTTTGGGATCCAAGTGTTCTGAACAAGTCTTGGAG GCAAGAATTGGTAGTGGTGCTCTATTTGTAGTCATTCCGGATCCAGTAACATGTTTTTCCACAGCAAGATATTCTCAGAAACAGGTCTTCAGAGTGGTGTCCGACTCAAGTTTGATCATTGTAGATTGGTTTACAAGCGGCCATCATGAGAGTGGGGAGAAATGGGATTTTGAACTTTATCGGAGCAGCAACTGCATATTTGCCGAAGGCAATCAACCTGTCTTTCTTGACACC GTCTTGCTAGAACAATCTAGCCCGGTGGATATAGCAGAAAGCATGCACGAGTACCAAGTCATCGCAATGGTCTTAATCTATGG CCCAAAGTTGAAGCATGTTCAGGACCAAGTTCAAGAAAATGTGAAGAGGTTAATGTCTCAGCAATTACAGATTCCTTCCACTAGGTTGGGGTGCTGTGCTAAAACAAATTCGGATAATTGTTTGGTCAGGCCAGCATTTATTGCTTCCTGCAGTGCCTTTGGTCCTAAG GGAATGGGTGTGGTTGTTCGTGTAGCTTCTACAACAACTGAGGCAGTTTATAGATTCCTGCACCATCAATTGGCTGGGATGGAGCCCCTTCTTGGTGTCTCACCCTATTCTTGA